One Glycine max cultivar Williams 82 chromosome 3, Glycine_max_v4.0, whole genome shotgun sequence DNA window includes the following coding sequences:
- the PHR10 gene encoding MYB-CC domain-containing transcription factor PHR10 isoform X1, translating into MTLVICQCLPLTNGQTKLIHLGASRAMSTSSRVLPTPLENKYMKPPDSFQLSPVRDLTANSASSNSIRSAGKMFSSPSKCPDDFPFSSVSQHDRQYQDPPFVSQTIGDSVSSEIHSMTFISHPQENEDLSWGPDPCQDILGFPENVSVQHDQVENNGCYINDDNVKRSDFGEWVDQLMSIDDSLHPSWSQLLADDNVAEPKPKASQVPPQQHIPSGEVVGNSASTASQTKARMRWTPELHEAFVEAVNHLGGSEKATPKGVLNQMKVEGLTIYHVKSHLQKYRTARYKPEPSEGTSEKKVTPMEEMKSLDLKTSKGITEALRLQMELQKRLHEQLEIQRKLQIQIEDQGKRLQMMFEKQREMGDSKVNVSLDEPSAAAPSETVETTNEERHKFESIPKAIPEEKESSTTKQIAGEAEEMIKEDEVAPPTKRVKSS; encoded by the exons GACAGACAAAGCTGATTCACTTAGGAGCCTCGAGAGCTATGTCTACATCTTCTCGTGTTCTTCCCACTCCATTGGAAAACAAGTATATGAAACCCCCAGATTCTTTTCAGCTTTCGCCAGTCAGAGATCTGACTGCAAATTCAGCCTCATCAAATTCAATCAGAAGTGCTGGGAAGATGTTTTCTTCACCTTCTAAATGTCCCGATGACTTCCCTTTTTCCTCTGTTTCACAGCATGATAGGCAATATCAAGATCCCCCCTTTGTTTCTCAGACAATTGGTGATAGCGTGTCTTCCGAAATACATTCAATGACATTCATTTCTCACCCTCAAGAAAATGAAGATCTTTCCTGGGGACCAGATCCATGTCAGGATATTCTTGGCTTTCCTGAAAATGTTTCTGTCCAGCATGATCAGGTGGAAAACAATGGTTGTTACATAAATGATGATAATGTCAAAAGATCTGATTTTGGGGAGTGGGTTGATCAGTTAATGTCAATTGATGATTCTCTTCACCCGAGCTGGAGTCAGCTTCTTGCTGATGACAATGTAGCAGAACCAAAACCAAAG GCATCTCAGGTTCCTCCGCAGCAGCATATACCATCTGGAGAAGTTGTTGGTAATTCAGCATCAACTGCATCGCAGACTAAGGCTAGAATGCGTTGGACTCCAGAACTTCACGAGGCCTTTGTGGAAGCAGTTAATCACCTTGGTGGTAGTGAGA AGGCTACTCCAAAGGGTGTGTTGAATCAAATGAAAGTTGAAGGTCTTACTATCTATCATGTAAAAAGCCACTTGCAG aagTATAGAACTGCCAGATACAAACCAGAGCCATCAGAAG GAACGTCTGAGAAAAAGGTGACTCCAATGGAAGAAATGAAATCTCTAGACTTGAAAAC GAGTAAGGGGATCACTGAAGCATTACGTTTACAGATGGAACTCCAGAAGCGACTTCACGAACAACTTGAG ATCCAAAGAAAGTTGCAGATTCAAATTGAAGACCAAGGGAAACGTCTTCAGATGATGTTTGAGAAACAGAGAGAGATGGGTGACAGCAAGGTTAACGTCTCCTTGGACGAGCCTTCTGCTGCTGCACCATCAGAAACAGTAGAAACCACAAATGAGGAACGCCACAAATTTGAAAGCATTCCAAAAGCCATACCCGAAGAGAAGGAGTCAAGCACAACAAAACAAATTGCAGGTGAAGCTGAAGAAATGATCAAGGAAGATGAAGTTGCACCACCCACAAAACGGGTGAAAAGTTCGTAA
- the PHR10 gene encoding MYB-CC domain-containing transcription factor PHR10 isoform X2 encodes MSTSSRVLPTPLENKYMKPPDSFQLSPVRDLTANSASSNSIRSAGKMFSSPSKCPDDFPFSSVSQHDRQYQDPPFVSQTIGDSVSSEIHSMTFISHPQENEDLSWGPDPCQDILGFPENVSVQHDQVENNGCYINDDNVKRSDFGEWVDQLMSIDDSLHPSWSQLLADDNVAEPKPKASQVPPQQHIPSGEVVGNSASTASQTKARMRWTPELHEAFVEAVNHLGGSEKATPKGVLNQMKVEGLTIYHVKSHLQKYRTARYKPEPSEGTSEKKVTPMEEMKSLDLKTSKGITEALRLQMELQKRLHEQLEIQRKLQIQIEDQGKRLQMMFEKQREMGDSKVNVSLDEPSAAAPSETVETTNEERHKFESIPKAIPEEKESSTTKQIAGEAEEMIKEDEVAPPTKRVKSS; translated from the exons ATGTCTACATCTTCTCGTGTTCTTCCCACTCCATTGGAAAACAAGTATATGAAACCCCCAGATTCTTTTCAGCTTTCGCCAGTCAGAGATCTGACTGCAAATTCAGCCTCATCAAATTCAATCAGAAGTGCTGGGAAGATGTTTTCTTCACCTTCTAAATGTCCCGATGACTTCCCTTTTTCCTCTGTTTCACAGCATGATAGGCAATATCAAGATCCCCCCTTTGTTTCTCAGACAATTGGTGATAGCGTGTCTTCCGAAATACATTCAATGACATTCATTTCTCACCCTCAAGAAAATGAAGATCTTTCCTGGGGACCAGATCCATGTCAGGATATTCTTGGCTTTCCTGAAAATGTTTCTGTCCAGCATGATCAGGTGGAAAACAATGGTTGTTACATAAATGATGATAATGTCAAAAGATCTGATTTTGGGGAGTGGGTTGATCAGTTAATGTCAATTGATGATTCTCTTCACCCGAGCTGGAGTCAGCTTCTTGCTGATGACAATGTAGCAGAACCAAAACCAAAG GCATCTCAGGTTCCTCCGCAGCAGCATATACCATCTGGAGAAGTTGTTGGTAATTCAGCATCAACTGCATCGCAGACTAAGGCTAGAATGCGTTGGACTCCAGAACTTCACGAGGCCTTTGTGGAAGCAGTTAATCACCTTGGTGGTAGTGAGA AGGCTACTCCAAAGGGTGTGTTGAATCAAATGAAAGTTGAAGGTCTTACTATCTATCATGTAAAAAGCCACTTGCAG aagTATAGAACTGCCAGATACAAACCAGAGCCATCAGAAG GAACGTCTGAGAAAAAGGTGACTCCAATGGAAGAAATGAAATCTCTAGACTTGAAAAC GAGTAAGGGGATCACTGAAGCATTACGTTTACAGATGGAACTCCAGAAGCGACTTCACGAACAACTTGAG ATCCAAAGAAAGTTGCAGATTCAAATTGAAGACCAAGGGAAACGTCTTCAGATGATGTTTGAGAAACAGAGAGAGATGGGTGACAGCAAGGTTAACGTCTCCTTGGACGAGCCTTCTGCTGCTGCACCATCAGAAACAGTAGAAACCACAAATGAGGAACGCCACAAATTTGAAAGCATTCCAAAAGCCATACCCGAAGAGAAGGAGTCAAGCACAACAAAACAAATTGCAGGTGAAGCTGAAGAAATGATCAAGGAAGATGAAGTTGCACCACCCACAAAACGGGTGAAAAGTTCGTAA